The Kineococcus radiotolerans SRS30216 = ATCC BAA-149 genomic interval ACACCCGGCGGGCCTCGCGCCCGGACGCCGAGGCGGCGACGGCGCAGGCGCTGGCCGGGCCGGCGACGTGGGAGGGCGTGCACCCGCTGCGCGGCAAGGAGGTCGTCGAGCTCGGCGTGGTGCAGCTGGGCAAGGGGGCGGGGCTGCTGCGGCTGCGCGAGCGGCTGTCCGCGCAGGGTCCCCCCGTGGCGGCGGTCCTCTTCGCCGGCGACGACGTGACCGACGAGAACGCCTTCGCCGCGCTCTCCCCCGCCGACGGCGACGTCACCGTGAAGGTCGGGGAGGGCCCGACCGCGGCGTCGCTGCGGGTGGGCTCCCCCGTCGAGGTGGCGCAGCTGCTGCACGCGCTGGCCGACCTGCGCGGCTGAGGCGCCGCGGTCCTCAGCGGACGGTCGTCGCCGCGCGCTCGCGCTGGCGCCGCACGTAGGCCCGCGCCCACGGGTCGGCGAAGCGGGCCAGCACCGGCCCGAGGACGGCCATCGCCAGGACGTACGCGGCGGCGAGGGCGGCGAGCTGGGGGTCCACCCCGGCGGCGGTGGCGAGCCCGGCGATGACGATGGAGAACTCCCCGCGCGGGATGAGCGCGGCCCCGGCGCGGATGCGGCCCGGGACGGCGATGCCGGCGCGCTTCGCCGCGACCCACCCGGTGACGAGCTTGGTCAGGACGCCGACGACGACGAGCCCGAGGGCCGGCAGCAGGACCGGGGGCAGGCTGCTGGGGTCGGTGGAGAGGCCGAAGGAGACGAAGAACACGGCGGCGAAGAGGTCGCGCAGCGGTTCGAGCCGGTGGTGGGTCTCCTCCTCCAGGTCGTTGGAGAGGCTGATGCCGAGGAGGAAGGCGCCGACCGCGGCGGAGACGTGCAGCTGCTCGGCGACGCCGGCGACCAGCAGCGCGAGGCCGAGGACGCGCAGCAGGGTCACCTCCCCGGAGCCCCCGGAGACGAACTTCGAGATGACCGACCCCCAGCGCAGCGCCACCACGAGGGCGACGGCGAGGCAGGCGAGGGCGATGAGGACCGAGCCGGTCGCCTCCCACACCCCGGAGGCGGCGAGGACGGCGGTGAGGATCGGCAGGTAGACGGCCATCCCGAGGTCCTCCAGGACCAGGATGCCGAGGATGGAGGGGGTCTCCCGGTTGCCGAGGCGGCCGAGGTCGGCGAGGACCTTGGCGACGATGCCGGAGGAGCTGACGGCGGTGATGCCGAACATGGCCAGCGCCCCGACGGGGCCGAAGCCCAGCAGCAGCCCGAACGCCGCGCCGGGCAGCCCGTTGAGGAGGAGGTCCAGGACGCCGACGGGGGCCTGCCGGCGCAGGTTGCCCAGCAGGTCACCGGCGGAGTACTCCAGCCCCAGCAGCAGCAGGAGCATGACGACGCCGATCTGCGACGCCGCTTCGAGGAAGGCGTCGGGGGCGTTCAGCGGGACGACGCCGCCGGCCCCGAAGGCGAGGCCGGCGAGCAGGTAGAGCGGGACCGGGGAGATCCCCAGCCGTCCGGCGAGGCGACCGACGAGACCGAGCCCGAAGATGACCGCGCCGAGCTCGATGAGCAGAGCAGCGGTGTGCACCTGTCGAGTTCCGTCCTCTCAGTCCGTGGGGCGACCGCGCCGGTCAGCCGTGCTGCAGCAGCTCGGCGGTGGCGCGCACGCCCTCCTGCGTCCCCACGACCACGATCTTGTCACCGGAGCGGAAGGCCTGGGACGGCGCGGGCGAGGGGGTCACCTCCCCGTTGCGCACGAGGGCGACGACGGAGGCGCCGGTGCGGCTGCGGATGGCCGCGTCGGCGAGGGTCTTCCCGACGTAGGGCGAGCCGGCCTCGAGGTAGATGCCCTCGGTGGCCAGGCCCTCGATCTGCTCGCGCAGCCGGGCGAGGCGCTCGATGACCCGCGGCTGGCCCAGCAGCTCGGCCAGGACCTCGGCCTCGTCGCCGTCGAGGTCCACGACGGCGTGGCACGCGTCGGGGTCGTCCTGGGAGTAGACGAGCAGCTCGCGCTCACCGCCGCGCGTGGAGATCACGCCGATGCGGCGACCGCGCGCGGTGGTGAAGTCGTGCCGCAGGCCGACGCCCGGCAGCTTGGTCTCTTCCAGGTCCACGGTCCCAGTGTCCTCCACGAGTGCGGGAGCCGACGACCAGGGCGCCGGCTGTCCCCCGGACGCCACGTCGTCGCGACGTCCCGAGGGGTTCAACGCGCAGTGACGTCGAGAACATCCCGCGCGCGGCCCTTGCCCCCGCTCCGTTCGTCGTGCATGATCCGAGCACCGCAGCGTCGCGACCGTCCCACCAGGGCCCGGCAGCGACGCCGAGGACAACTGAAGACCCCATTCCACAACGGATCGTCCGGCACGTACCTGCCGGTGGAAGGACACACGACGATGGCTACGGTCACGTTCGACAAGGCCACGCGCATCTACCCCGGCGGCGACAAGCCCGCGGTGGACGCCCTCGACCTGCACGTGGAGGACGGCGAGTTCCTCGTCCTCGTCGGCCCCTCGGGCTGCGGCAAGTCCACCTCGCTGCGCATGCTCGCCGGTCTGGAGGACGTCAACGGCGGACGCATCCTCATCGGCGACCGCGACGTCACCACCGTCCCGCCCAAGGACCGCGACATCGCGATGGTGTTCCAGAACTACGCGCTCTACCCGCACATGACGGTCGCCGACAACATGGGCTTCGCCCTGAAGATCGCCGGCACCCCCAAGGACGAGATCAAGCGCCGCGTGCAGGAAGCCGCGAAGATCCTCGACCTCGAGCAGTACCTCACCCGCAAGCCCAAGGCCCTCTCCGGCGGTCAGCGCCAGCGCGTGGCCATGGGCCGCGCCATCGTCCGCCAGCCGCAGGTCTTCCTCATGGACGAGCCGCTGTCCAACCTCGACGCCAAGCTGCGCGTGCAGACCCGCACCCAGATCGCCTCCCTGCAGCGCCGCCTGGCCGTCACCACCGTCTACGTCACCCACGACCAGGTCGAGGCCATGACGATGGGCGACCGCGTCGCGGTGCTCAAGGACGGTCTGCTGCAGCAGGTCGACACCCCCCGCCGCATGTACGACCACCCCAACAACGTCTTCGTCGCCGGCTTCATCGGCTCCCCGGCCATGAACCTGCTGACCCTCGACGTCACCGACGGCGGCGTGCGCTTCGGCGACACCGTGCACCCGGTGGAGCGCCACCTGCTCACCGGCGCGGGCAGCAAGATGACCCTGGGCGTGCGCCCGGAGGACCTGGAGCTGTCCACCTCCGGTCTGCCCGTGCAGGTCGAGGTCGTCGAGGAGCTCGGCGCCGACGCCTACATCTACGGCTCCCTCGCCCAGCCCGGCAGCGAGTCCCACCAGGTCATCGCCCGCGTCGACGGCCGCCGTCCCCCGGAGAAGGGCTCGACGGTCCACTTCACCCCGAAGCAGGGTCACGTGCACCTGTTCGACCACACCTCGGGCCAGCGGATCGAGAACTGACGTCCTGATCGACGGCGGGGGCCGTCACTCCCGAGCGGAGTGGCGGCCCCTCGTCACGTCCGGGGGTGCTGACGCCCCGGACCGGTCCCGGTGTTGAGAGGATGGGGTTCGTGAGCACCTCGACGGCGGCGTCCCTGCAGATCACGGCGGCCCGGCCGTACCCCGAGCTCCTGGACCTCCCGTGGGAGGTCCCGCTCGAGGAGTGGCCCGAGGAGCACCTCGCGGCGCTGCCCCGCGGCATCTCCCGGCACATCGTCCGCTTCGTCAAGGTGGGCGGCCGGGTCATCGCGGTGAAGGAGACCAACGCGGAGATCGCCCACCGCGAGTACCGGATGCTGCGCATGCTGAACCGCCTCGACGTGCCCTCCGTGGCGCCGGTGGCCGTCATCACCGGCCGGGTGGACCGCCACGGGGAACCGCTGAACTCGGTGCTCGTCACCCGCCACCTGCAGTACTCCCTGCCCTACCGGGCCCTCTACAGCCAGACGCTGCGCCCCGACACCGCCAAGCGGGCCGTCGACGCGCTCGCGGTGCTGCTGGTGAAGCTGCACCTGACGGGCTTCTACTGGGGCGACGTGTCGCTGTCGAACACCCTCTTCCGCCGCGACGCCGGGGCCTTCGCGGCGTACCTGGTGGACGCCGAGACCGGGGAGCTCTACGACGAGCTGTCCCCCGGCCAGCGCAACTACGACCTGGACCTGGCCCGCACCAACATCGCCGGCGAGCTCATGGACGTCGTCGCCTCGGAGGCGCTGGACGCCGACCTCGACGAGGTCATCGCCATCGCCGACCGCATCGTCTCCCGCTACCGCGCGCTGTGGTCGGAGCTGACGGAGGCGGAGTCGTTCGAGCGCGGTGACCGCTGGCGCGTGGAGGCCCGCATCCGCCGCCTCAACGACCTCGGGTTCGACGTCGGCGAGCTGGCCATCACGACCGACATCGACGGGACCTCGGTGCGCATCGAGCCGAAGGTCGTCGACGCGGGGCACCACTCCCGGCGGTTGCTGCGGCTGACCGGTCTGGACGCGGAGGAGAACCAGGCGCGGCGCCTGCTCAACGACCTGGACTCCTACACCGCGGCCACCGACCGCCAGGGCGAGGACGAGGAGATCGTCGCCCACGACTGGATGGCCGACGTCTTCGAACCGGTGCAGCGGGCCGTCCCCCGCGAGATGCGGGGCAAGCTGGAGGCTGCTGAACTGTTCCACGAGGTCCTGGAGCACCGCTGGTACCTCTCCGAGCGGGCCGGCCGCGACGTCGGCCTGGAGGAGGCGGTGAACTCC includes:
- a CDS encoding cation:proton antiporter; this translates as MHTAALLIELGAVIFGLGLVGRLAGRLGISPVPLYLLAGLAFGAGGVVPLNAPDAFLEAASQIGVVMLLLLLGLEYSAGDLLGNLRRQAPVGVLDLLLNGLPGAAFGLLLGFGPVGALAMFGITAVSSSGIVAKVLADLGRLGNRETPSILGILVLEDLGMAVYLPILTAVLAASGVWEATGSVLIALACLAVALVVALRWGSVISKFVSGGSGEVTLLRVLGLALLVAGVAEQLHVSAAVGAFLLGISLSNDLEEETHHRLEPLRDLFAAVFFVSFGLSTDPSSLPPVLLPALGLVVVGVLTKLVTGWVAAKRAGIAVPGRIRAGAALIPRGEFSIVIAGLATAAGVDPQLAALAAAYVLAMAVLGPVLARFADPWARAYVRRQRERAATTVR
- a CDS encoding cation:proton antiporter regulatory subunit, which codes for MDLEETKLPGVGLRHDFTTARGRRIGVISTRGGERELLVYSQDDPDACHAVVDLDGDEAEVLAELLGQPRVIERLARLREQIEGLATEGIYLEAGSPYVGKTLADAAIRSRTGASVVALVRNGEVTPSPAPSQAFRSGDKIVVVGTQEGVRATAELLQHG
- a CDS encoding ABC transporter ATP-binding protein, coding for MATVTFDKATRIYPGGDKPAVDALDLHVEDGEFLVLVGPSGCGKSTSLRMLAGLEDVNGGRILIGDRDVTTVPPKDRDIAMVFQNYALYPHMTVADNMGFALKIAGTPKDEIKRRVQEAAKILDLEQYLTRKPKALSGGQRQRVAMGRAIVRQPQVFLMDEPLSNLDAKLRVQTRTQIASLQRRLAVTTVYVTHDQVEAMTMGDRVAVLKDGLLQQVDTPRRMYDHPNNVFVAGFIGSPAMNLLTLDVTDGGVRFGDTVHPVERHLLTGAGSKMTLGVRPEDLELSTSGLPVQVEVVEELGADAYIYGSLAQPGSESHQVIARVDGRRPPEKGSTVHFTPKQGHVHLFDHTSGQRIEN
- a CDS encoding DUF4032 domain-containing protein, translating into MGFVSTSTAASLQITAARPYPELLDLPWEVPLEEWPEEHLAALPRGISRHIVRFVKVGGRVIAVKETNAEIAHREYRMLRMLNRLDVPSVAPVAVITGRVDRHGEPLNSVLVTRHLQYSLPYRALYSQTLRPDTAKRAVDALAVLLVKLHLTGFYWGDVSLSNTLFRRDAGAFAAYLVDAETGELYDELSPGQRNYDLDLARTNIAGELMDVVASEALDADLDEVIAIADRIVSRYRALWSELTEAESFERGDRWRVEARIRRLNDLGFDVGELAITTDIDGTSVRIEPKVVDAGHHSRRLLRLTGLDAEENQARRLLNDLDSYTAATDRQGEDEEIVAHDWMADVFEPVQRAVPREMRGKLEAAELFHEVLEHRWYLSERAGRDVGLEEAVNSYVVGVLPAKPDERAVLGVDTEAIRVIADD